The following are encoded together in the Armatimonadota bacterium genome:
- the rpsG gene encoding 30S ribosomal protein S7 has product MPRKGPAPRREIGPDPVYNNVVVHRLINKVMMRGKKSLAERIVYTAFDQIREKSGQDPVKVLDRALHNVMPVLEVRPRRVGGATYQVPIEVRPERRLSLGLRWLVEYARARKDKRTMVDRLAAEILDAAAGQGGAVKKKEDTHRMAEANKAFAHYRW; this is encoded by the coding sequence ATGCCCAGGAAGGGACCGGCGCCACGGCGGGAGATCGGGCCCGACCCGGTCTACAACAACGTGGTGGTGCACAGGCTGATCAACAAGGTGATGATGCGCGGCAAGAAGAGCCTGGCCGAGCGGATCGTGTACACGGCCTTCGACCAGATCCGGGAGAAGTCCGGCCAGGACCCGGTGAAGGTGCTGGACCGGGCGCTCCACAACGTCATGCCGGTCCTGGAGGTGCGGCCGCGGCGGGTGGGCGGGGCCACCTACCAGGTGCCCATCGAGGTGCGGCCCGAGCGCCGGCTGTCCCTGGGGCTGCGCTGGCTGGTGGAGTACGCCCGGGCGCGCAAAGACAAGCGCACCATGGTGGACAGGCTGGCGGCCGAGATTCTGGACGCGGCCGCCGGCCAGGGTGGAGCCGTGAAGAAAAAGGAGGACACGCACCGGATGGCGGAGGCCAACAAGGCGTTCGCCCACTACCGGTGGTAG
- the rpsL gene encoding 30S ribosomal protein S12, producing the protein MPTISQLVRHGRHRVRAKTKSPALEGNPQKRGVCIQVRTMTPKKPNSALRKIARVRLTNGMEVTAYIPGIGHNLQEHSVVLIRGGRVPDLPGIRYHIIRGALDAAGVEGRRQGRSKYGAKRPKQ; encoded by the coding sequence ATGCCCACCATCAGTCAGCTTGTGCGTCACGGCCGGCACCGGGTTCGGGCCAAGACCAAGTCGCCGGCCCTGGAGGGCAACCCGCAGAAGCGCGGGGTGTGCATCCAGGTCCGCACCATGACGCCCAAGAAGCCCAACTCGGCGCTGCGGAAGATTGCGCGGGTCCGGCTGACCAACGGGATGGAGGTGACCGCCTACATCCCCGGCATCGGCCACAACCTGCAGGAGCACTCGGTGGTGCTCATCCGCGGCGGGCGGGTGCCGGACCTCCCGGGGATCCGGTACCACATCATCCGGGGCGCCCTGGACGCGGCCGGCGTGGAAGGCCGCCGTCAGGGGCGCAGCAAGTACGGGGCCAAGCGCCCCAAGCAGTAG
- a CDS encoding ribosomal L7Ae/L30e/S12e/Gadd45 family protein gives MTQETEALERLRTAEFRAVGANQTAKAIGKGRARVVFVARDADRRVVDGVLAAARDRGVEVVEVASMRELGRACGIAVGASAAAILSPP, from the coding sequence ATGACGCAGGAGACCGAGGCGCTGGAGCGCCTGCGGACTGCGGAGTTCAGGGCCGTGGGGGCCAATCAGACGGCGAAGGCGATCGGCAAGGGCCGGGCCCGGGTGGTGTTCGTGGCCCGGGACGCCGATCGGCGGGTGGTGGACGGGGTCCTGGCTGCTGCCCGGGATCGGGGCGTGGAGGTCGTGGAAGTGGCCTCGATGCGGGAACTGGGACGCGCCTGCGGGATCGCCGTGGGCGCGTCGGCCGCCGCGATCCTGTCTCCCCCCTAG